From Eriocheir sinensis breed Jianghai 21 chromosome 65, ASM2467909v1, whole genome shotgun sequence, one genomic window encodes:
- the LOC126987505 gene encoding uncharacterized protein LOC126987505, which yields MKTSPSYRNGTKSGCYRSMKKNVKSCTLGGDIQYTNTTWKTLHYPPQRQRKTCEYMLPGYQSKPNPCQSQRTGPLTAVNLPEDITKLQEWNKKSLLQFSEEKCKVLHLGRGYPAHQYHMENTPLSTTEAEKDMGVYVTRLPVKGYPVHQYHMGNTPLSTTEAEKDMGVYVTRLPVKGYPVHQYHMGNTPLSTTEAEKDMGVYVTRLPVKGYPVHQYHMGNTPLSTTEAEKDMGVYVTRLPVKGYPVHQYHMGNTPLSTTEAEKDMGVYVTRLPVKGYPAHQYHMGNTPLSTTEAEKDMGVYVTRLPVKGYPVHQYHMGNTPLSTTEAEKDMGVYVTRLPVKAKFMPIAADGLRKAFIPESGQTENQEERDN from the coding sequence atgaagacctcaccaagctacaggaatggaacaaaaagtggctgttacagatcaatgaagaaaaacgtaaagtcctgcaccttgggaggggatatccagtatacgaataccacatggaaaacactccactatccaccacagaggcagagaaagacctgcgagtatatgttaccaggctaccagtcaaagccaaatccatgccaatcgcagcggacgggcccTTTGACTGCGGTTaacctaccagaagacatcaccaagctacaggaatggaacaaaaagtcgctgttacaattcagtgaagaaaaatgtaaagtcctgcaccttgggaggggatatccagcacaccaataccacatggaaaacactccactatccaccacagaggcagagaaagacatgggagtatatgttaccaggctaccagtgaagggatatccagtacaccaataccacatgggaaacactccactatccaccacagaggcagagaaagacatgggagtatatgttaccaggctaccagtgaagggatatccagtacaccaataccacatgggaaacactccactatccaccacagaggcagagaaagacatgggagtatatgttaccaggctaccagtgaagggatatccagtacaccaataccacatgggaaacactccactatccaccacagaggcagagaaagacatgggagtatatgttaccaggctaccagtgaagggatatccagtacaccaataccacatgggaaacactccactatccaccacagaggcagagaaagacatgggagtatatgttaccaggctaccagtgaagggatatccagcacaccaataccacatgggaaacactccactatccaccacagaggcagagaaagacatgggagtatatgttaccaggctaccagtgaagggatatccagtacaccaataccacatgggaaacactccactatccaccacagaggcagagaaagacatgggagtatatgttaccaggctaccagtgaaagccaaattcatgccaatcgcagcggacgggttaagaaaggCTTTTATCCCGGAGTCAGGGCAGACCGAGAACCAGGAGGAGAGAGACAATTAA